In Brienomyrus brachyistius isolate T26 unplaced genomic scaffold, BBRACH_0.4 scaffold78, whole genome shotgun sequence, one DNA window encodes the following:
- the LOC125726838 gene encoding uncharacterized protein LOC125726838, translating into MAQRMKIPKAVSWTNDQHWRAWDLWDEVIDWGVRKGLEECSPATPPTVQAGEVMGGLGGVTDWCKGGEGVRVIGNAGIFSETLQENYGLTSEEWEIYKTYYLHKKKKVRKNRTSQGVGEVKGEVSGERVEVAERERHVGKISGVQVEGADQNVGINKMQNGSNGKQGGLWVNVKVVKVEGGNITLKAEDTKGNVKVEALQVRVCEFGLAEVISGDVNFEIVGVEVGEVIIEGVDMVRDVTILEIIVSDVLVDIINRERGNEETGGVEIDVGQVEIEDVEVVEN; encoded by the exons atggcgcagcg aatgaaaattccgaaagctgtttcctggaccaacgaccagcactggcgagcctgggacctgtgggacgaggtgatcgactggggagtgaggaaaggtttggaggagtgctcaccagcgacaccccccactgtccaggctggggaggttatggggggactgggaggtgtgactgactggtgtaagggaggggagggtgtgagagtgataggcaatgctggcattttctctgagactcttcaggaaAATTACGGCCTGACATCTGAAGAGTGGGAAATTTATAAGACGTATTACCTTcacaaaaagaagaaggtgaggAAGAATAGGACCAGTCAGGGGGTAGGTGAGGTAAAGGGTGAGGTTAGTGGGGAAAGGGTGGAGGTGGCAGAGAGGGAAAGACATGTGGGTAAGATCTCTGGTGTACAGGTGGAGGGTGCAGACCAGAATGTAGGcattaataaaatgcaaaatggaAGCAATGGGAAGCAAGGAGGGCTGTGGGTAAATGTGAAGGTGGTTAAGGTGGAGGGGGGGAATATTACCCTAAAGGCAGAGGATACGAAAGGAAATGTGAAGGTGGAGGCTTTGCAAGTCCGAGTGTGTGAGTTTGGGCTTGCAGAAGTAATTTCTGGGGATGTAAATTTTGAGATTGTGGGGGTAGAAGTAGGGGAGGTAATTATTGAGGGTGTGGACATGGTGAGAGATGTAACCATATTGGAAATAATAGTAAGTGATGTACTAGTTGATATTATAAATAGAGAAAGAGGTaatgaggaaactggcggtgtagagatagatgtgggtcaggtagagatagaagatgtagaagtggtggaaaattaa